From one Dama dama isolate Ldn47 chromosome 4, ASM3311817v1, whole genome shotgun sequence genomic stretch:
- the CCDC106 gene encoding coiled-coil domain-containing protein 106: MNSRRRPVKKDSEALEISIPFDETPHLDPQIFYSLSPSRGNFEEPAEAASPTVALMNGVRAQLHLALERNSWLQKRIEDLEEERDFLRCQLDKFISSARLDTDDHCRGKPGPRRAEGDGRGGTGGEASDPESAASSLSGASEEGSTVERKRQRQKGGPGRRRFGKPKARERQRVKDADGVLCRYKKILGTFQKLKSMSRAFEHHRVDRNTVALTTPIAELLIVAPEKLAEVGEFDPSKERLLEYSRRCFLALDEETLKKVQALKKSKLLLPITYRFKR, from the exons ATGAACAGCCGGAGGAGGCCAG TGAAGAAGGACAGCGAGGCCTTGGAGATTTCCATCCCGTTCGATGAGACGCCCCACCTGGACCCGCAGATCTTTTACAGCCTGAGCCCCTCTCGGGGGAACTTCGAGG AGCCGGCGGAGGCTGCTTCCCCGACAGTGGCGCTGATGAATGGCGTCCGGGCCCAGCTGCACCTGGCCCTGGAGAGGAACTCCTGGCTGCAGAAGCGCATTGAGGACCTGGAGGAGGAGCGGGACTTCCTGCGGTGCCAGCTGGACAAGTTCATTTCCTCTGCGCGACTGGACACAG ACGACCACTGCCGGGGGAAGCCCGGGCCTCGGCGGGCCGAGGGGGACGGCCGAGGGGGGACCGGGGGCGAGGCCTCAGACCCCGAGTCGGCCGCCTCCTCGCTCAGCGGGGCATCTGAAGAAGGCAGCACCGTGGAGAGGAAGAGGCAGCGGCAGAAAGGAGGCCCAGGCCGGCGGCGCTTCGGCAAGCCCAAGGCCCGGGAGAGGCAGCGGG TGAAGGACGCAGACGGGGTGCTCTGCCGCTACAAGAAGATCCTGGGCACCTTCCAGAAGCTGAAGAGCATGTCGCGGGCTTTCGAACACCACCGAGTGGACCGCAACACGGTGGCACTGACCACGCCCATCGCGGAGCTGCTCATCGTGGCCCCGGAGAAGCTGGCCGAGGTGGGCGAGTTTGACCCCTCCAAGGAGCGCCTGCTTGAGTACTCGCGCCGCTGCTTCCTGGCCCTGGACGAGGAGACCCTCAAGAAGGTGCAGGCCCTCAAGAAGAGCAAGCTGCTGCTTCCCATCACATACCGCTTCAAGCGGTGA
- the ZNF581 gene encoding zinc finger protein 581 isoform X2: MQRSGAGNAEREGRSPWGRASRLRVTSSSCLPLLRPQPPIRMLVLPAPGPRPLAFPSAEAMQAPPPRTGGSPEPGPSCSTGCPQTSPSPSRPNHYLLIDTQGVPYTVLVDEESQRETGPDGASAQKKCYSCPVCSRVFEYMSYLQRHSITHSETAGEHQGALDTHRDPPPRGGRPRP, translated from the exons ATGCAGCGGTCCGGAGCAGGGAACGCAGAGCGGGAAGGACGGAGCCCGTGGGGCCGAGCTTCCCGCCTTCGCGTGACCTCCTCGTCCTGTCTCCCACTCCTCAGGCCTCAGCCACCCATCCGGATGCTGGTGCTgccggcccccggcccccggcccctGGCGTTTCCCTCCGCTGAGGCCATGCAGGCCCCTCCCCCTCGGACGGGCGGGTCCCCAGAGCCCGGACCTTCCTGCTCCACAGGATGTCCCCAGACCTCGCCCTCTCCTTCCAGGCCCAACCACTACCTGCTCATAGACACCCAGGGCGTCCCGTACACCGTACTGGTGGACGAGGAGTCGCAGAGGGAGACCGGGCCCGATGGGGCGTCAGCCCAGAAAAAATGCTACAGCTGCCCCGTGTGCTCCCGGGTCTTCGAGTACATGTCCTACCTGCAGCGACACAGCATCACCCACTCGGAG ACAGCCGGCGAGCACCAGGGAGCcctggacacacacagagacccacCTCCACGGGGAGGCCGACCCCGGCCTTAA
- the ZNF581 gene encoding zinc finger protein 581 isoform X1 has protein sequence MLVLPAPGPRPLAFPSAEAMQAPPPRTGGSPEPGPSCSTGCPQTSPSPSRPNHYLLIDTQGVPYTVLVDEESQRETGPDGASAQKKCYSCPVCSRVFEYMSYLQRHSITHSEVKPFECDTCGKAFKRASHLARHHSIHRAGGGRPHGCPLCPRRFREAGELAQHSRVHSGERPYQCPHCPRRFMEQSTLQKHTRWKHP, from the coding sequence ATGCTGGTGCTgccggcccccggcccccggcccctGGCGTTTCCCTCCGCTGAGGCCATGCAGGCCCCTCCCCCTCGGACGGGCGGGTCCCCAGAGCCCGGACCTTCCTGCTCCACAGGATGTCCCCAGACCTCGCCCTCTCCTTCCAGGCCCAACCACTACCTGCTCATAGACACCCAGGGCGTCCCGTACACCGTACTGGTGGACGAGGAGTCGCAGAGGGAGACCGGGCCCGATGGGGCGTCAGCCCAGAAAAAATGCTACAGCTGCCCCGTGTGCTCCCGGGTCTTCGAGTACATGTCCTACCTGCAGCGACACAGCATCACCCACTCGGAGGTGAAGCCCTTTGAGTGCGACACCTGCGGGAAGGCATTCAAGCGGGCCAGCCATCTGGCGCGCCACCACTCCATTCACCGGGCAGGCGGCGGGCGGCCCCACGGCTGCCCGCTGTGCCCTCGCCGCTTCCGAGAGGCGGGCGAGTTGGCCCAGCACAGCCGGGTCCACTCCGGGGAGCGCCCCTACCAGTGCCCGCATTGCCCGCGCCGGTTCATGGAGCAGAGCACACTGCAGAAGCACACGCGGTGGAAGCACCCCTGA
- the LOC133052031 gene encoding zinc finger protein 580 translates to MLLLPPRPPHPRASSPEAMDPPPPKAPPFPPAEGPASTASSAAGPRPPRLGRHLLIDANGVPYTYTAPLEEEPRGPAPREAPPGEPGPRKGYSCPECARVFASPLRLQSHRVSHSDLKPFTCGACGKAFKRSSHLSRHRATHRARAGPPHACPLCPRRFQDAAELAQHVRLH, encoded by the coding sequence atgctgctgctgccgccgcggCCCCCCCACCCTCGGGCCTCCTCTCCCGAGGCCATGGACCCGCCGCCCCCCAAGGCGCCCCCTTTCCCCCCGGCGGAGGGCCCTGCGTCCACTGCGTCCTCGGCGGCGGGGCCTCGGCCCCCGCGGCTGGGCCGCCACCTGCTCATCGACGCCAACGGGGTCCCCTACACGTACACGGCGCCGCTGGAGGAGGAGCCGCGCGGCCCGGCCCCGCGCGAGGCGCCTCCCGGAGAGCCCGGGCCGCGCAAGGGCTACAGCTGCCCCGAGTGCGCCCGCGTCTTCGCCAGCCCCCTGCGGCTGCAGAGCCACCGCGTGTCGCACTCGGACCTCAAGCCCTTCACGTGCGGCGCCTGCGGCAAGGCCTTCAAGCGCTCCAGCCACCTGTCGAGGCACCGTGCCACGCACCGCGCCCGCGCTGGCCCGCCGCACGCCTGCCCGCTCTGCCCGCGTCGCTTCCAGGACGCCGCGGAGCTGGCGCAGCACGTGCGGCTGCACTGA
- the ZNF784 gene encoding zinc finger protein 784 isoform X1, translating to MAAARPEPPSPSSAAPEPRSPEPPDLGSEGCVLMPRRGFGWKEKRLLQVLVPDDGRPATPPSDLIEIQVVKVTDTTLVPEPPEPGSLHCALCPAAFRLVSELLFHEHGHLAGAEGGGQGGDPSRCHVCGHSCPGPASLRAHYSLHTGERPYRCALCPRAFKALAPLLRHQHRHGVEPGAPRRPPETAAAATREQRPWAPPERSEVVLAAAAAGAAVGKPFACRFCAKPFRRSSDMRDHERVHTGERPYHCGVCGKGFTQSSVLSGHARIHTGERPFRCSLCDRTFNNSSNFRKHQRTHIHWPGPGDSGGPLAPGAEGPGSRCGAGNPPEEGRGEMAKVKVEVDQ from the exons ATGGCCGCCGCGCGCCCGGAACCCCCGAGTCCGAGCTCAGCGGCCCCGGAGCCGCGATCCCCGGAGCCTCCGGACCTG GGATCTGAGGGATGCGTCTTGATGCCCAGGAGAGGATTTGGGTGGAAGGAGAAACGACTGCTCCAG gTCCTGGTACCTGATGATGGCCGCCCAGCCACCCCCCCGAGTGACCTCATCGAGATCCAGGTGGTGAAGGTGACGGACACCACGCTGGTCCCCGAGCCCCCGGAGCCAGGTTCTCTGCACTGTGCCTTGTGCCCGGCTGCCTTCCGGCTGGTCTCCGAGCTGCTGTTCCACGAACATGGTCACCTGGCGGGGGCTGAGGGTGGCGGGCAGGGTGGGGACCCCAGCCGGTGTCATGTGTGTGGCCACAGCTGCCCTGGCCCCGCCAGCCTCCGTGCCCACTATAGCCTGCACACGGGTGAGCGGCCCTACCGCTGCGCCCTCTGCCCCCGGGCCTTCAAGGCCCTGGCCCCCCTGCTGCGGCACCAGCACCGACACGGGGTGGAGCCGGGGGCCCCTCGGAGGCCCCCGGAGACGGCGGCGGCGGCAACTCGAGAGCAGCGGCCCTGGGCGCCCCCGGAGAGGTCGGAGGTGGTGctggcggcggcagcggcgggcgCGGCGGTGGGGAAGCCCTTCGCCTGCAGGTTCTGCGCCAAGCCGTTCCGCCGCTCCTCAGACATGCGAGACCACGAGCGGGTGCACACGGGCGAGCGGCCCTACCACTGCGGCGTGTGCGGCAAGGGCTTCACCCAGTCCTCGGTGCTCAGCGGCCACGCGCGCATCCACACCGGCGAGCGCCCCTTCCGCTGCAGCCTCTGCGACCGCACTTTCAACAACTCCTCCAACTTCCGCAAGCACCAGCGCACCCACATCCACTGGCCGGGGCCGGGGGACTCTGGGGGCCCGCTGGCACCGGGGGCCGAGGGGCCGGGGAGCCGGTGTGGGGCAGGGAACCCTCCGGAAGAGGGGCGTGGGGAGATGGCCAAAGTGAAGGTGGAGGTCGACCAGTAG
- the ZNF784 gene encoding zinc finger protein 784 isoform X2 gives MAAARPEPPSPSSAAPEPRSPEPPDLVLVPDDGRPATPPSDLIEIQVVKVTDTTLVPEPPEPGSLHCALCPAAFRLVSELLFHEHGHLAGAEGGGQGGDPSRCHVCGHSCPGPASLRAHYSLHTGERPYRCALCPRAFKALAPLLRHQHRHGVEPGAPRRPPETAAAATREQRPWAPPERSEVVLAAAAAGAAVGKPFACRFCAKPFRRSSDMRDHERVHTGERPYHCGVCGKGFTQSSVLSGHARIHTGERPFRCSLCDRTFNNSSNFRKHQRTHIHWPGPGDSGGPLAPGAEGPGSRCGAGNPPEEGRGEMAKVKVEVDQ, from the exons ATGGCCGCCGCGCGCCCGGAACCCCCGAGTCCGAGCTCAGCGGCCCCGGAGCCGCGATCCCCGGAGCCTCCGGACCTG gTCCTGGTACCTGATGATGGCCGCCCAGCCACCCCCCCGAGTGACCTCATCGAGATCCAGGTGGTGAAGGTGACGGACACCACGCTGGTCCCCGAGCCCCCGGAGCCAGGTTCTCTGCACTGTGCCTTGTGCCCGGCTGCCTTCCGGCTGGTCTCCGAGCTGCTGTTCCACGAACATGGTCACCTGGCGGGGGCTGAGGGTGGCGGGCAGGGTGGGGACCCCAGCCGGTGTCATGTGTGTGGCCACAGCTGCCCTGGCCCCGCCAGCCTCCGTGCCCACTATAGCCTGCACACGGGTGAGCGGCCCTACCGCTGCGCCCTCTGCCCCCGGGCCTTCAAGGCCCTGGCCCCCCTGCTGCGGCACCAGCACCGACACGGGGTGGAGCCGGGGGCCCCTCGGAGGCCCCCGGAGACGGCGGCGGCGGCAACTCGAGAGCAGCGGCCCTGGGCGCCCCCGGAGAGGTCGGAGGTGGTGctggcggcggcagcggcgggcgCGGCGGTGGGGAAGCCCTTCGCCTGCAGGTTCTGCGCCAAGCCGTTCCGCCGCTCCTCAGACATGCGAGACCACGAGCGGGTGCACACGGGCGAGCGGCCCTACCACTGCGGCGTGTGCGGCAAGGGCTTCACCCAGTCCTCGGTGCTCAGCGGCCACGCGCGCATCCACACCGGCGAGCGCCCCTTCCGCTGCAGCCTCTGCGACCGCACTTTCAACAACTCCTCCAACTTCCGCAAGCACCAGCGCACCCACATCCACTGGCCGGGGCCGGGGGACTCTGGGGGCCCGCTGGCACCGGGGGCCGAGGGGCCGGGGAGCCGGTGTGGGGCAGGGAACCCTCCGGAAGAGGGGCGTGGGGAGATGGCCAAAGTGAAGGTGGAGGTCGACCAGTAG